Proteins from a single region of Chitinophagales bacterium:
- a CDS encoding MBL fold metallo-hydrolase yields MILGVLIAVLLLSGIAFLYTKPFGAHPAGERLKRIERSPHYKVGAFHNLEPTPMLTEGTGYVEVLYDFFAGAKPKEPQEPLPHQKTDLMALEPHENVLVWMGHSSYFIQLDGVKILVDPVFSGNASPVSFTTKAYAGSDVYTPEDMPAIDYLFITHDHWDHLDYPTMRRLRNKVKKVICGLGVGAHLERWGYAPESIIEQDWYESFKPKAGWEIHTLPARHFSGRGIKRNRTLWVSFALISPVARIYMGGDSGYGKHFLDIGERYGPFDLAILENGQYDVRWKYIHMLPGEQLQAAKALRAYTLLPVHSSKFTLATHDWDEPLKKIVENQEKSVRVITPMIGEKVNLDDRQQTFKRWWE; encoded by the coding sequence ATGATTTTGGGCGTTTTAATAGCAGTTCTGTTGCTTAGTGGCATTGCATTTTTATATACAAAGCCTTTTGGGGCGCATCCGGCGGGGGAGCGTTTAAAGCGCATCGAGCGCTCGCCGCACTATAAGGTAGGCGCCTTTCATAACTTAGAGCCTACCCCCATGCTGACCGAAGGAACCGGTTATGTAGAGGTGCTTTATGACTTTTTCGCGGGGGCAAAGCCCAAAGAACCACAGGAGCCGCTCCCTCACCAAAAAACAGACTTGATGGCGCTTGAGCCTCATGAAAATGTGTTGGTGTGGATGGGACATTCTTCTTATTTCATACAGCTGGATGGTGTGAAAATACTGGTGGACCCCGTATTTAGTGGCAATGCTTCGCCGGTGTCTTTTACCACCAAGGCTTATGCGGGCAGCGATGTTTATACGCCGGAGGATATGCCTGCTATCGATTATTTGTTTATTACCCATGACCATTGGGACCACCTGGATTACCCTACCATGCGCCGTTTGCGCAATAAGGTTAAGAAGGTGATCTGCGGGCTTGGGGTTGGGGCGCACCTGGAGCGATGGGGGTATGCACCCGAAAGTATCATAGAGCAAGACTGGTATGAAAGCTTCAAGCCCAAGGCAGGTTGGGAGATACATACTCTGCCGGCACGGCATTTTTCGGGCAGAGGAATAAAACGTAATCGGACTTTGTGGGTGTCGTTTGCGCTTATTTCGCCTGTGGCGCGCATTTACATGGGGGGCGACAGCGGATATGGAAAACACTTCCTTGACATAGGCGAGCGTTACGGCCCTTTCGATTTAGCTATTCTTGAAAACGGGCAATATGATGTTCGTTGGAAGTATATACACATGTTGCCGGGTGAGCAATTGCAAGCAGCAAAGGCACTCCGGGCGTATACTTTACTGCCGGTGCACTCCTCGAAGTTTACGCTTGCCACTCACGATTGGGACGAACCTCTCAAAAAAATTGTAGAAAACCAAGAAAAAAGCGTGCGCGTCATCACGCCCATGATAGGAGAAAAGGTAAATCTTGACGACCGGCAGCAAACATTTAAACGCTGGTGGGAATAG
- a CDS encoding peptidase has product MRRKISLFAAIAVLLLSACKSSSNDPQPSMNHEPVLTTTAQVILNTYQDLSQKAAKLQETTVLLRQVPIEAHLELARQAWREARSPWEQSEGFLFGPVDQEGLDPSLDSWPVNVSDLQAVLNSSHTITVEFLQQQEGTLKGFHTIEYLLWGEDGKKTVADFSDREFEYLEACAGALAQDAARLYELWSPEGGNYISNVINAGKGSKVYVSQKAALEEIVSALGVIADEVANGKINEPFSQKDLTLEESRFSANSKNDFANNMRSIQNIYLGQYEGEGDTANSLSALVSSLDASLDTRLKEHIQKAIDDIEAIPGTFSEAVFSHRAEVQKAQQSVRDLQDLIEGEVLPLINSIK; this is encoded by the coding sequence ATGAGAAGAAAGATTTCCCTTTTCGCAGCTATTGCCGTGCTGCTTCTGAGCGCATGCAAGAGTAGCTCAAACGACCCGCAGCCGTCAATGAACCACGAGCCGGTACTCACAACCACCGCACAAGTTATTTTGAATACCTACCAAGACCTGAGCCAAAAAGCTGCTAAATTGCAAGAGACCACTGTCCTGCTTCGACAAGTCCCCATTGAAGCTCACTTAGAGCTTGCCCGTCAAGCATGGCGAGAAGCCCGTAGTCCATGGGAGCAATCCGAAGGCTTTTTGTTTGGTCCTGTTGACCAAGAAGGTTTAGACCCTTCCCTGGACTCATGGCCTGTTAACGTAAGCGACCTGCAAGCGGTACTCAATAGTTCACATACAATCACTGTGGAATTTCTACAACAACAAGAGGGGACTCTGAAAGGCTTTCATACCATTGAATATTTACTATGGGGCGAAGACGGTAAAAAAACAGTTGCCGACTTCAGCGATCGGGAATTTGAATACCTTGAAGCATGTGCCGGAGCACTTGCCCAAGATGCAGCTCGTCTGTATGAGCTATGGAGCCCTGAAGGTGGAAATTATATATCGAATGTTATCAATGCCGGCAAAGGCAGCAAGGTGTATGTAAGCCAAAAAGCAGCATTGGAAGAAATCGTAAGTGCCTTAGGCGTGATTGCTGATGAGGTAGCCAATGGAAAAATCAATGAGCCTTTCAGCCAAAAAGACTTAACTCTGGAAGAGTCGCGCTTTAGCGCCAACTCCAAGAATGACTTTGCCAATAACATGCGAAGCATTCAGAACATTTACCTGGGGCAATATGAAGGCGAAGGTGACACAGCCAACAGTCTTTCTGCCCTGGTCAGCTCATTGGATGCCTCTCTGGACACCCGGCTCAAAGAACACATTCAAAAAGCCATCGACGACATAGAAGCAATACCCGGCACATTTTCAGAAGCGGTATTTTCACATCGCGCCGAAGTTCAAAAAGCCCAACAGAGCGTACGCGACCTGCAAGACCTCATCGAAGGCGAAGTGCTGCCGCTGATAAACAGCATCAAGTAA